One window from the genome of Leptospira broomii serovar Hurstbridge str. 5399 encodes:
- a CDS encoding J domain-containing protein — protein sequence MDAIWIDHYRILGVTSDAETEVIKARFRKLAKVFHPDNGITGSSEIFLKIVRSYQILIKPDERSRFDSELRARRKDSTTQPSLQTFLIPPSRIIFSAQAVEFAKRGLLRAGIRNRDRRRYTGIYHDICLRLKDEELAGKILAEIPLVVRVLCPECRGSDLNCGSCNGKGTYKSFRYLKWSSGPGTLVPGRIYTLDLSGFRPDTFTHFKKRHLKVKIELYKGDKK from the coding sequence ATGGATGCAATTTGGATCGACCATTATCGAATTCTAGGAGTAACGAGCGACGCTGAGACGGAAGTGATCAAGGCCAGGTTTCGAAAATTGGCCAAAGTCTTCCATCCGGATAACGGCATCACAGGTTCCTCTGAAATTTTTTTAAAGATCGTACGCTCGTATCAAATTCTTATCAAACCGGACGAGCGAAGTCGTTTTGACTCCGAATTGCGCGCTCGTCGGAAGGACTCGACGACTCAGCCTTCCTTACAAACTTTTCTAATTCCCCCGTCTAGAATCATATTTTCCGCTCAGGCAGTCGAGTTTGCAAAGCGAGGCTTGCTTCGCGCCGGAATTCGGAATCGAGATCGTAGAAGATATACCGGAATTTATCATGATATCTGCCTTCGTTTGAAGGATGAGGAATTAGCAGGTAAAATTCTTGCCGAGATTCCTCTAGTCGTACGTGTTTTGTGCCCGGAATGCAGAGGTTCCGATTTGAATTGCGGGTCTTGCAACGGAAAAGGAACTTACAAGAGCTTTCGCTATTTAAAATGGAGTTCAGGACCTGGCACACTCGTTCCTGGAAGGATTTATACGTTAGATCTATCCGGATTTCGCCCGGATACTTTCACCCATTTCAAAAAGAGGCATTTAAAAGTTAAAATTGAACTCTATAAGGGCGATAAAAAATAG
- a CDS encoding SpoIIE family protein phosphatase → MNHYLFLPISALIINSLLISYVFARRFRSAVIGDFLRFSLFLDLWLVSYILYWSLLPAEWMTLVFKLTCFTWIPTGLLYLEVVYKFLNLPSKWVLHFFRFLVLLSILVTTSTDWVIKGSVLYDWGYELEPNWLFLPMSAVVVSGPAYLGLSLILIERFKTDSETIRKQLDLLIIGSIIAFSLSVYTELLNLDENGRFLSPPLTPVSVTIQAVFIFLAITRYGFLNISLERIAVELFRDIHDGIILVKKNGEFFFANQSALHLLRISPSQNGFFDPNQHFVNYHEDSDSPPREFQLSGSTGHVFVELTKSSIRISEEESGILYLLRDVTERKISQEKIHQLYSHIVNDLEIARVTQSSIITQKFPNKESYRIYSFFQPIEKVGGDMLRVIEHPSGRVDILFADVSGHGIASAMVGGMLSITFQIISQKLLSPKESLFEIHNILSKVVLHHHISAVFASYYPDENRLDFSYAGHHPILILRNGEVILLEGEGRIILAVRELLLNDYTFRLHPEDRIVFYSDGLFEVKNGVGEILGYEIFLDWLKDMATRDTLSLLEASQRKAVDFGHGKHNDDLAMLVIEVGGQ, encoded by the coding sequence ATGAATCATTATTTATTTCTTCCGATCTCTGCCTTAATTATCAACAGCCTACTGATTTCCTATGTCTTTGCCCGTAGATTTAGAAGCGCGGTGATCGGAGATTTTCTCCGATTCTCGCTATTCCTAGATCTGTGGCTGGTCTCTTATATCCTATATTGGTCCTTACTGCCGGCAGAGTGGATGACTTTGGTTTTTAAACTGACCTGCTTTACTTGGATTCCGACAGGATTACTTTACTTAGAAGTTGTATACAAATTTCTAAATTTACCTTCGAAATGGGTTTTGCACTTTTTCAGATTCTTAGTTCTCTTATCAATTCTCGTAACAACTTCTACGGATTGGGTAATTAAAGGCTCCGTTCTCTACGATTGGGGATACGAATTAGAGCCGAACTGGCTTTTTTTACCTATGAGTGCCGTCGTTGTCAGTGGTCCGGCTTATTTGGGCCTTTCACTCATCCTGATAGAGCGATTTAAGACGGATAGCGAAACGATACGGAAACAGCTCGATCTTTTGATAATAGGTTCGATAATCGCATTTTCATTAAGCGTTTATACAGAATTGTTAAACTTAGACGAAAACGGTAGATTCTTATCTCCTCCGTTGACTCCTGTCTCCGTTACAATCCAAGCAGTTTTTATCTTTTTAGCGATTACTAGATACGGATTTCTGAACATCAGTTTGGAAAGAATCGCTGTCGAGCTATTTCGGGATATCCATGACGGAATAATTTTAGTTAAGAAAAACGGGGAGTTCTTTTTTGCAAATCAGTCGGCCTTGCACTTACTCAGGATTTCGCCTTCTCAAAACGGTTTTTTCGATCCGAATCAACATTTCGTAAACTACCATGAGGATTCGGATTCGCCCCCCCGAGAATTTCAACTTTCGGGTTCTACTGGACACGTTTTTGTGGAATTGACTAAATCCTCCATCCGTATTTCCGAGGAAGAATCGGGAATCCTATACCTATTGCGCGACGTGACGGAAAGAAAAATTTCCCAAGAAAAGATTCATCAACTCTATTCTCATATCGTTAATGATCTGGAGATAGCGAGAGTGACACAATCTTCCATAATCACTCAAAAATTTCCTAACAAGGAATCGTATCGAATTTATTCCTTCTTTCAGCCTATCGAGAAGGTCGGCGGAGACATGCTTCGCGTGATCGAACATCCGTCGGGACGAGTCGATATCTTATTCGCCGACGTATCCGGGCATGGTATCGCCTCCGCCATGGTCGGTGGAATGCTTTCCATTACGTTTCAAATTATATCGCAAAAGCTCCTATCTCCTAAGGAGAGTTTATTTGAAATTCATAATATACTATCCAAGGTGGTTCTGCATCACCATATTTCCGCGGTATTTGCAAGCTACTATCCCGACGAAAATCGCCTTGATTTTTCGTATGCCGGGCATCATCCGATTCTTATCCTTAGGAACGGAGAAGTGATATTGCTAGAAGGAGAAGGTAGGATCATACTAGCGGTGCGGGAATTATTACTGAATGATTATACTTTCCGGTTACATCCTGAGGATAGAATCGTTTTTTACTCCGACGGATTATTCGAAGTCAAGAACGGTGTAGGTGAAATTTTAGGTTACGAAATATTCTTAGATTGGCTAAAAGATATGGCGACGCGCGATACTTTATCGCTACTCGAGGCATCGCAAAGAAAAGCCGTCGATTTTGGCCACGGAAAGCATAATGACGATTTAGCAATGCTTGTCATCGAAGTAGGCGGACAGTGA
- a CDS encoding bifunctional riboflavin kinase/FAD synthetase codes for MKILRSLENLRETLRSPTVLTLGNFDGIHLGHQALLERTKEISIEKGLPSVVITYYPNPALVLGKDKDLRSLTTQSDKESLIESFGIDWLIIAPFTMELASMEAEDFLKTILIDELSAKAILIGFNHCFGKARRGNYELLKEYAQQYGYELEKLDPVYLGDTKLSSSYIRSLLRDGDVANAEECLGREFSVSGQVVEGHKRGRKIGFPTANVKPSPELILPGIGVYAGKTEIDGKYYDSMINIGNNPTFGDEQLSLESHIFDFSGDLYGKTVRILFSRRIRSEIKFSGVDALIAQLKQDEVISRKILSEY; via the coding sequence TTGAAAATTCTTAGGAGCCTAGAGAACTTACGGGAAACTTTACGCAGTCCCACTGTCCTGACTCTTGGAAATTTCGACGGAATTCACTTGGGCCACCAGGCCCTGCTTGAAAGAACGAAAGAAATTTCGATCGAAAAGGGACTTCCGTCTGTCGTGATTACTTATTATCCAAACCCCGCTTTAGTCCTCGGAAAAGATAAGGACCTAAGGAGCTTAACAACTCAGTCGGATAAAGAATCCTTAATCGAATCGTTCGGCATCGACTGGTTGATCATCGCGCCTTTTACGATGGAATTAGCAAGTATGGAAGCGGAAGATTTCCTGAAAACCATTCTGATCGACGAATTGAGCGCAAAGGCAATCCTGATCGGCTTCAATCATTGTTTCGGCAAAGCGAGGCGTGGAAACTATGAATTGTTAAAGGAATACGCGCAACAGTACGGTTACGAACTTGAAAAACTCGACCCGGTTTATCTAGGTGATACTAAACTTTCCAGTTCTTATATTCGATCTCTTTTAAGAGACGGCGATGTTGCGAATGCGGAAGAATGTTTGGGTCGAGAGTTCTCCGTATCCGGACAAGTCGTGGAAGGACATAAACGTGGCCGGAAAATCGGGTTTCCCACCGCTAACGTCAAACCTTCTCCCGAACTGATTTTACCGGGAATCGGGGTCTATGCCGGTAAAACGGAAATCGACGGAAAATATTATGATTCTATGATTAATATTGGCAATAACCCGACGTTCGGCGACGAACAACTTAGTTTAGAAAGCCATATTTTTGATTTTTCAGGTGACTTATACGGCAAAACCGTCCGGATTCTTTTTTCGCGAAGGATTCGTTCGGAAATTAAATTCTCCGGCGTGGACGCTTTAATTGCACAGTTAAAGCAAGATGAAGTGATATCTAGAAAGATACTTTCCGAATATTGA
- a CDS encoding LIC10729 family protein, producing the protein MYWIRLTLFLSLFLVTPSQGPASEENRKTKNYENFSKPMGGESYISEDYRTFPELSVWALHNGLKLAPDRKDPAPGAGTGVLFDNQCRMIPEEGLNILLIADPDRKDTIYVYFDLTLFDRTESAAELPRKELRIFANGMEKAKVRFPDHALYIRSLYSPAPPVRISVDPSELIDGRLLLRLEPASGDKGRFWGIWDVFLSYSQL; encoded by the coding sequence ATGTATTGGATCCGGCTCACCCTTTTTTTATCTCTATTCCTTGTCACTCCGAGCCAGGGTCCGGCTAGCGAGGAAAATCGGAAAACGAAAAATTACGAGAATTTTTCTAAGCCGATGGGGGGTGAATCGTATATATCCGAAGATTATCGAACCTTCCCCGAATTGTCCGTATGGGCCCTCCACAACGGATTAAAATTGGCTCCGGATCGCAAAGATCCTGCGCCCGGAGCCGGGACCGGCGTTCTATTCGATAACCAATGCAGAATGATTCCGGAAGAAGGTTTGAACATTCTTCTAATTGCGGACCCGGATCGAAAAGATACTATCTACGTTTATTTCGACCTTACCTTGTTTGATCGGACGGAAAGCGCCGCCGAACTTCCTAGAAAAGAGCTCCGAATTTTCGCAAACGGAATGGAGAAGGCGAAGGTGCGATTCCCCGATCACGCTTTATATATCCGATCCTTGTATTCGCCGGCTCCGCCAGTCCGAATCTCGGTAGATCCTTCGGAGCTAATCGACGGACGTTTATTATTGAGGCTTGAGCCGGCTAGCGGGGATAAGGGTCGTTTTTGGGGGATTTGGGACGTTTTTTTGTCCTATTCTCAACTTTAA
- a CDS encoding HNH endonuclease — MPGESFIPDEPIIWVSEEEIRKQRQIAKDLRKTPWWKKKKADGICYYCRKKFPPEELTMDHLIPIAKGGKSVKANLVPACKECNNAKKNKLPFEDF, encoded by the coding sequence ATGCCAGGCGAATCTTTCATTCCGGACGAGCCGATTATATGGGTCAGCGAAGAAGAAATTCGTAAACAACGACAAATTGCAAAGGATCTCCGTAAAACTCCCTGGTGGAAAAAGAAAAAAGCGGACGGAATTTGTTACTATTGTCGAAAGAAATTCCCTCCCGAAGAACTGACGATGGATCATCTAATTCCGATCGCAAAGGGAGGAAAATCCGTTAAGGCAAATTTGGTTCCTGCTTGCAAAGAATGTAATAATGCGAAGAAAAACAAACTTCCGTTCGAAGATTTTTAA
- a CDS encoding LIC_12936 family protein translates to MKKVTSSVILFFLLSTSVFAQDFESNGQIKILPYKPTQAKDLEGLTKDIKDFHKLIEEFLSFLNKRKKIVNNEYFQFIPALEMYEFPSREKYLFDKKFYLKVSGGQGALKLEGIRFITRKSLVTKLRPVNDEIGELKNDNVPASDPSSIVLLVQKKTDAGTQEESYNLSNIRNPNQRIKLVRSYRNNLVEVVQAIGKYVEGTIQADKHDVDTMLEGLDQGGSFQEFQSK, encoded by the coding sequence ATGAAGAAAGTAACGTCTTCCGTCATTTTATTTTTTTTACTCTCTACTTCCGTCTTTGCGCAAGACTTTGAGTCGAACGGTCAAATCAAAATTCTCCCATACAAACCCACTCAAGCAAAGGACTTGGAAGGGCTTACGAAAGATATCAAAGATTTTCATAAACTGATCGAAGAGTTCCTTTCCTTTCTAAATAAGAGGAAGAAAATCGTTAACAACGAATATTTCCAATTTATTCCCGCCTTGGAAATGTATGAATTTCCGAGTCGCGAAAAATATCTCTTTGATAAAAAGTTTTATCTAAAAGTTTCCGGCGGACAAGGGGCATTAAAGCTGGAAGGAATTCGGTTCATAACTCGTAAGTCTCTCGTTACGAAACTCCGACCCGTAAACGACGAAATCGGCGAGCTAAAGAACGACAATGTTCCGGCCTCGGACCCAAGCAGTATCGTTTTGCTCGTGCAGAAAAAAACGGATGCGGGAACCCAAGAAGAGTCGTATAATTTGTCTAACATAAGAAACCCCAACCAAAGAATAAAATTGGTACGATCGTACAGAAATAATTTGGTGGAAGTCGTTCAAGCAATCGGAAAATATGTGGAAGGAACCATCCAAGCGGACAAGCACGACGTCGATACCATGCTGGAAGGTTTGGATCAGGGCGGATCTTTCCAAGAATTTCAATCGAAATAA
- a CDS encoding STAS domain-containing protein, with amino-acid sequence MEISIRKSGETNVIGLSGSLDIYTSIDLKNFFEQNIDRINNSVVINLEKLNYIDSSGIGMLIKQLNYVQELNGKFFIANMKPAIEKVFKVAGLTSYFQTLSESEFTAKYP; translated from the coding sequence ATGGAAATCAGCATCAGAAAATCTGGCGAAACGAACGTAATCGGCTTATCGGGCAGTTTGGACATTTACACGTCCATCGATCTGAAAAACTTTTTCGAACAAAATATAGACCGAATTAATAATAGCGTAGTAATTAATCTCGAAAAATTGAACTACATCGACTCTTCCGGAATCGGGATGTTGATCAAACAACTCAATTATGTCCAAGAATTGAACGGTAAATTTTTTATCGCGAATATGAAACCCGCCATCGAGAAAGTATTTAAAGTCGCCGGATTGACTTCTTATTTTCAAACTTTATCCGAATCAGAGTTTACCGCCAAGTATCCGTAA
- a CDS encoding type I phosphomannose isomerase catalytic subunit, with amino-acid sequence MQKVLKFRPIYKEKVWGGRKLETVLGRNLPEGEIGESWEISDYGEDLSVIDNGPASGRTFRDVYTSNPEEILGKPFVGQTFPLLVKLIDAKEKLSVQVHPDDEYADKFDPQSSGKKEAWTVLQADSNSKLVCGFSKLTNREEFENLVSENRAEEILNVIQVKELDSFLLNPGKIHAIGSGILLMEVQQSSDSTYRVYDYGRPRELHLKKALDVLDYSGLHSNGKLTPQALSWKHGKRLLLTANDKFRMEILEIESLSEFSLPSFSKEPVFHILMVLEGRCSIDEKLELKKGDTALITAAGIRAGVSARSLSSNLRLSWSGPGSDWISFE; translated from the coding sequence ATGCAGAAGGTTCTGAAATTCCGACCTATTTACAAAGAGAAAGTTTGGGGAGGTCGTAAACTTGAAACCGTTTTGGGTAGAAATCTGCCCGAAGGGGAAATCGGAGAATCCTGGGAAATTTCCGATTATGGCGAGGATCTTTCCGTTATAGATAACGGTCCTGCCTCAGGCCGCACGTTTCGAGACGTTTATACGTCCAACCCCGAAGAAATTTTAGGAAAACCTTTTGTAGGTCAGACGTTTCCTCTCCTGGTAAAATTAATCGATGCTAAGGAAAAATTATCCGTTCAAGTGCATCCCGACGACGAATATGCGGATAAATTCGATCCGCAAAGTTCCGGAAAGAAGGAAGCCTGGACGGTCCTGCAAGCCGATTCGAATTCAAAGCTAGTTTGCGGTTTTTCTAAATTAACAAATCGTGAAGAATTCGAAAATTTGGTTTCGGAAAATCGGGCCGAAGAAATTTTAAACGTGATTCAGGTAAAAGAATTGGACTCGTTTCTGTTGAATCCTGGAAAAATTCACGCCATCGGTAGCGGAATCCTATTGATGGAAGTTCAGCAATCTTCCGACTCCACCTATAGAGTTTATGATTATGGTCGCCCCAGAGAGTTACATTTAAAGAAAGCTTTGGACGTATTGGATTATTCCGGACTACATTCCAACGGCAAACTGACTCCGCAAGCGTTGAGTTGGAAACATGGAAAGCGTCTTTTGCTTACGGCAAACGATAAATTCAGGATGGAAATTTTGGAAATTGAAAGTTTATCGGAATTTAGTCTGCCTTCCTTTTCAAAAGAACCGGTTTTTCATATTTTAATGGTTTTAGAAGGTAGATGTTCGATCGACGAGAAGTTGGAGTTGAAAAAAGGGGATACGGCGCTGATCACTGCCGCCGGAATTCGCGCGGGTGTCTCGGCCCGTTCCTTGTCTTCGAATCTTCGACTTTCTTGGTCCGGTCCCGGATCGGATTGGATATCCTTCGAATAA
- a CDS encoding ATP-binding protein codes for MDKKRSYFLSILVGFLLWFAYCSPRDNLGIQIKDGVLEAGLWNPEQNTLSLNGEWELYPNAFLVSEHAKIQSPPILTEVPDTWNRLQKDGKTIFPSGRGYGTYRLRLNLPTPQPALVMRIPDQGTAYVLYADRKPIASMGKIGKNYESSIPFLSSTIVNLPENTRELVFEISNYRHIYGGLWYPPRIGKQEKILNEKYIDLALEIATSSSVLVLVIYQIVAYLLIRKERAPLHFAIFSVAGTLRFFLTGDRIFNSIFPEIPWEITHRLEYLSTYALASAFFSYAASLFPLDFPKWSERAAFTSLSFFAIVTIFFPVDYYGRLLIPFQSIVVIGSCLILYGCVKALIHKREGAWLFLIGIFTILLASTNDILASHYLLHTQYILAPAIFIFIFLNSLTLAVSFSKTLEKSQIVSAKLTSTNKDLNDLKIQLERKVETRTKELMEAKNRAEGEAKYRYDFLATMSHEVRTPLNGLMGTANLLSETPLNLEQKEYLDIIQLSSENLLQLVNQLLDLSKIESNRFELEVMPFDPFAILQKAAKVVKARAEEKRIFLDIHYPEHHPGIYVGDEGRIQQVLLNLLSNAIKFTGSGGKIVLGVKTAGEDSQSRILEFWVEDTGVGIAPEKATDLFEPFVQADSSVFRNYGGSGLGLTISKKLVELMGGSIRVVSQIGKGSKFIFLLPFPQEESDAPESTEEKSPYLSFIPKKILLVEDREPSRTIAKKTLENMNMKVSVACDGKDALFRLTNEIYDLALIDIEMPELSGIEVVRSLKEQGGKLPILVAWTAHALPGAEAVFQSTGFDAYLHKPSLRRDWERLLKTYFPQ; via the coding sequence ATGGACAAAAAGAGAAGCTATTTCCTTTCGATTCTAGTTGGGTTCCTTTTATGGTTTGCGTATTGCTCTCCTAGGGATAACCTTGGAATCCAGATTAAAGACGGCGTCTTAGAAGCAGGTCTCTGGAACCCGGAACAAAATACCCTATCCCTCAACGGCGAATGGGAGCTTTATCCTAACGCATTTTTAGTTTCCGAACACGCCAAGATTCAATCTCCCCCGATTCTCACCGAAGTGCCGGATACTTGGAATCGTCTTCAAAAAGACGGAAAGACGATATTTCCGAGCGGGAGAGGATACGGGACGTACCGCTTGCGATTAAACCTTCCGACTCCTCAACCCGCGCTTGTAATGCGTATTCCGGATCAAGGAACCGCCTATGTCTTATATGCCGATCGTAAACCAATCGCCTCGATGGGAAAAATAGGAAAAAATTACGAAAGCTCGATCCCATTTCTTTCCTCTACAATCGTTAATTTGCCCGAGAACACGCGGGAGTTAGTGTTTGAAATTTCGAATTATAGACATATTTACGGCGGGCTTTGGTACCCTCCGCGAATCGGAAAACAGGAAAAGATACTAAACGAAAAATATATCGACCTGGCATTGGAAATAGCGACTTCTTCCTCAGTTTTAGTTTTGGTGATTTACCAAATCGTCGCGTATCTTTTAATCCGAAAAGAACGGGCTCCGCTTCATTTCGCCATTTTTTCCGTAGCCGGAACGTTACGTTTTTTTCTAACCGGCGACAGGATCTTTAATTCGATTTTTCCTGAAATTCCTTGGGAAATTACCCATCGACTAGAATATCTGTCTACCTATGCATTGGCCTCGGCTTTCTTTTCCTATGCCGCCTCTCTCTTCCCTTTGGACTTTCCGAAATGGAGCGAAAGAGCCGCGTTCACATCCTTGTCTTTCTTTGCGATAGTTACGATTTTCTTTCCGGTGGACTACTACGGAAGATTATTAATCCCCTTCCAAAGTATCGTCGTCATCGGTTCTTGCCTCATTCTTTACGGATGCGTCAAGGCTTTGATACATAAAAGAGAAGGCGCCTGGTTATTTCTTATCGGAATTTTTACGATCCTTCTCGCATCGACAAACGATATTCTTGCTTCTCATTATCTTCTCCATACTCAGTATATTTTAGCTCCGGCAATTTTTATTTTCATTTTCCTAAATAGCCTCACTCTTGCGGTTTCATTTTCAAAGACGTTGGAAAAATCGCAAATCGTCAGTGCAAAGCTAACGTCGACGAATAAGGATTTGAACGATCTTAAAATCCAGCTCGAAAGAAAAGTAGAAACGAGAACCAAGGAACTAATGGAGGCGAAAAACAGGGCCGAAGGCGAGGCAAAATATCGATATGATTTTTTAGCGACAATGAGTCACGAAGTTCGGACGCCGTTGAACGGTTTGATGGGAACCGCCAATCTTCTATCCGAAACTCCTCTAAACCTAGAACAAAAAGAATATCTCGATATCATACAGCTATCCAGCGAAAATCTGTTGCAACTTGTAAATCAACTTCTCGATCTTTCAAAGATAGAAAGCAATCGATTCGAATTGGAAGTCATGCCCTTTGATCCTTTTGCGATCCTGCAAAAAGCGGCCAAGGTGGTCAAGGCTCGTGCTGAAGAAAAAAGGATTTTTCTCGATATCCATTATCCGGAACATCATCCGGGCATCTATGTCGGAGACGAAGGTAGAATTCAGCAGGTACTTTTAAACCTATTAAGCAACGCTATTAAGTTCACTGGTTCAGGCGGGAAGATAGTCCTAGGCGTAAAAACCGCCGGAGAAGATTCGCAATCTCGAATATTAGAATTCTGGGTGGAAGATACCGGCGTAGGGATCGCTCCGGAAAAGGCCACGGACCTCTTTGAACCTTTCGTCCAAGCGGATTCGTCCGTTTTTCGAAATTACGGCGGAAGCGGACTGGGCCTTACTATCTCCAAAAAGCTAGTCGAATTGATGGGAGGAAGTATTCGAGTCGTAAGCCAAATCGGCAAAGGTTCGAAATTCATTTTTTTACTCCCGTTCCCTCAAGAAGAAAGTGACGCGCCCGAAAGCACTGAGGAAAAATCGCCTTATCTCTCATTTATACCTAAAAAGATTTTATTGGTAGAGGACCGCGAACCTTCCAGAACCATCGCGAAAAAAACATTAGAAAATATGAATATGAAAGTAAGCGTCGCCTGTGACGGAAAGGATGCTTTATTCAGGTTAACTAACGAAATTTACGACTTGGCCTTGATCGACATAGAGATGCCCGAGCTAAGCGGGATAGAAGTGGTTCGTTCTCTGAAAGAACAGGGAGGAAAGCTCCCTATTTTAGTGGCATGGACGGCCCATGCCCTGCCCGGTGCGGAAGCGGTTTTTCAATCCACGGGATTTGACGCTTACCTACACAAACCTTCTTTACGGAGAGACTGGGAACGACTTTTGAAAACCTATTTTCCGCAGTGA
- a CDS encoding DUF1292 domain-containing protein — protein sequence MLESYDTSSEEREHEEFGEEILNLIDEDGNPYSFLVGEVVEIDEAQYFLLIPSNEEDRELINLDVGFLKGEESFGYLAVRIEADEYGEDRLVEVTDDRELEDLLFELNSDVV from the coding sequence ATGCTTGAGTCGTACGATACAAGTTCCGAGGAGCGAGAGCACGAAGAATTCGGAGAGGAGATTTTAAACCTAATCGACGAAGACGGAAATCCATATTCTTTTTTGGTCGGAGAAGTGGTGGAGATTGACGAAGCTCAATATTTTTTGCTGATCCCGTCGAACGAGGAAGATCGAGAATTAATAAATTTGGATGTAGGTTTTCTAAAAGGGGAAGAAAGTTTCGGCTATCTCGCGGTTAGAATCGAAGCCGACGAATATGGCGAAGATCGACTCGTTGAAGTTACTGATGATAGAGAATTAGAAGACCTTCTTTTCGAGCTTAATTCGGACGTCGTGTAG